DNA from Candidatus Rokuibacteriota bacterium:
GGTCGCGATCCCGCTGTTCGTCTTCATGGGGGAGATCATCTCGGGCGCCCAGCTCGTCGACCGCCTGTACTCCGGCGTCTCCCGCCTCATCAGCGGGCTGCCGGGCGGGCTCGTCCAGACCAACCTCTTCGCCTGCTCGATCTTCGCCGCCTGCTCGGGGTCCAGCGTGGCCTCGGCGGCCACCATGGGGCGGGTCGCCTACCACGAGCAGGTCGGGCGCCGGGGCTACCAGGCGCGGATCGTCCTGGGGTCGGTCGCTGCGGGCGGCACGCTCGGCATCCTGATCCCGCCGAGCATCTTCTTCATCGTCTTCGCCGCCATCGCCGACGAGTCGGTCGGGCGTCTCTTCCTCGCCGGCTTCGTCCCGGGGATCGTGATGAGCGCGCTGTTCATGGTCTACGTCGCCATCCGGGCGGTCATCGACCCGGCGCTCGTCCCCCGGAGCGCCGCGGAGCAGCAGCAGGCGCCGGGGCTGGGGGCCCGGCTGCGAGGGCTCGTGGAGATCTGGCCCTTCTTCCTGCTGATGGTGGCCGTCCTCGGGAGCCTCTACGGAGGCGTCGCCACCCCGACGGAGGCCGCCGGCGTCGGCGCGGCGGCCGCCCTCCTCATCGCCATCGGGTACCGGTCCCTGACCTGGACGGCGCTCAAGGCGGCCTGCCTCGGGACGGTGCGGACCTCGGCCATGCTCTTCTTCATCATCATCTCCGCCAAGGCCATGGCCATCGCGCTCGCCTATTACGGCGTCCCGGTGATGATGAAGGGCTTCGCCGCAGGGCTCGCCTCGCCCTACCTGCTCCTGCTCATCATCGCGGTCGTCTACCTGCTCCTCGGCACCGTGTTCGAGGATTTCTCGCTCATGATCATCATGCTCCCCTTCGTCCTGCCCATGATCCGCGCCTCCGGCTTCGACCAGGTGTGGTTCGGCGTGTTCATGACGGTGCTGCTCCAGGCGGGGCTCCTGAGCCCGCCCGTGGGCCTCAATCTCTTCGTCATCCAGGGCGTCACCGGGGCGGCGCTGTCCGAGGTCATCTGGGGGAGCCTGCCGTTCCTCCTCGTCATGCGGGGCGTGGCCAT
Protein-coding regions in this window:
- a CDS encoding TRAP transporter large permease subunit produces the protein MPPLTGLIVGIAVMLLLLAAGVWIAFAVGLGAFVTLWPVLGVKTLSLIGLQAWDTTTSFVLVAIPLFVFMGEIISGAQLVDRLYSGVSRLISGLPGGLVQTNLFACSIFAACSGSSVASAATMGRVAYHEQVGRRGYQARIVLGSVAAGGTLGILIPPSIFFIVFAAIADESVGRLFLAGFVPGIVMSALFMVYVAIRAVIDPALVPRSAAEQQQAPGLGARLRGLVEIWPFFLLMVAVLGSLYGGVATPTEAAGVGAAAALLIAIGYRSLTWTALKAACLGTVRTSAMLFFIIISAKAMAIALAYYGVPVMMKGFAAGLASPYLLLLIIAVVYLLLGTVFEDFSLMIIMLPFVLPMIRASGFDQVWFGVFMTVLLQAGLLSPPVGLNLFVIQGVTGAALSEVIWGSLPFLLVMRGVAIVLVMFPPLALWLPAHWIG